The region AGCTCCGGTTTTGGACTCGATATCGAGGAGAACATCGTCAAAGTCGCATACCAATTTTACTACTGATAAAGCTTCACGCCTGTTGGGGTTGTAGGTCGCGCCATAGCCAGATTCCCAGTGCTCGCAAATTCGCGCTGCCAATAGCCTAAGAGTTTTAACGGGGTGGACGATATAAAAGTTTTTTAGGTCAAAAGTCCTGGCGGTGCGAGCAATGTCGTGGACGTCGATGTTAGTTATAGAAGAGGTAACTACTTGGCCGTTTTTGTCGAGCACGGGGTAGTGAATGAGGGCTATGCTGAGGTCGCAAGTTATCTTTTCGATCCCATCGATGAGTTCTGGCCTTCGTTCAACAGTGTCTTCAATGGCTTTTTGGTGGCGCCATTTCCTTATTTGTTCGTGGTTCCCAGAAAGTAGAATGTCGGGAACTATGCTGGAACGAAATTCTCGCGGCTTGGTATATTGAGGATGTTCCAGGAGGTGATTTTCAAAGGATTCGCTTTTAAGCGAATCGGGGTTCCCAATGGCTCCCGGAATTAGCCGCAGTATGGCCTCTAGCATGCACATGGCGGCTGCTTCTCCGCCCATGAGCACGAAATCTCCTAGGCTAACTTCTAAATCGGCGTAGTTTTCAGCGATGCGCTCATCCACTCCCTCGTATCTCGAGCAAAGAAAAATATACCCAACGCCGTTTTTTTGGTAATCCTCGGCCAGTGCGCGAGCCATTTCTTGGTTAAAAACTGCTCCTCGAGGTGTTGGGAGAATTACCTTCGAGTTTGGATGAGTATTTTGAATCTTCTCTATGGCTGCAACGGCGGGCTCCATTCGCAATATCATTCCCGATCCACCGCCATATGGAGTGTCGTCGACCTGCCCTTGGGCGTTAATGGCGAAGTCTCGTAGGTGCACCGTTTGAATGTCAAGCAGGCCTTCTTTGATAGATTTTCCCACTAGCGTTAGGCGAGTAAAGTTATCAAACAACTCGGGAAACAAGCTTAAAATGTGAATGTTTAGCATTTTGCTTTTATTTTAAAGTTACCATATATAACCATAAGGAATTAAGATCCCTACTTATGGCGCTATTGCGAAATTGAGAGAGTTTCTTGCAAGGATTTCCTTAGCGCAATTGCATCAATTTGGGTAGGTGCTCTAGCAGAGCGTTAAACTTCTGTATGATTAAGGGTGTGTCAGATGGAAAAAGTTGTCTTAGCTTATAGTGGAGGTCTAGATACCTCGGTAATTCTAAAGTGGCTAATCGAGCGCGATTATGAGGTTATTGCTTATATTGCCGATGTCGGCCAACAAGAGGATTTTGAAGCGGCGCGCAAGAAAGCCGAGCGCATAGGTGCTGCTAAGGTTTATGTCGACGATCTTAAAAAAGAATTCGTAAAGGATTTCATTTTTGCGGCCCTAAAGGGCTCAGCTCTCTACGAAGGGCGTTATTTGCTAGGCACCTCTATCGCCAGACCGGTAATTGCCAAGGGGCAGGTAAGAGTCGCGCGCCAAGAGAAAGCTGAATTTGTTTCTCATGGTGCTACGGGAAAAGGTAACGATCAGGTGCGCTTTGAATTGGGCTATTATGCACTTCACCCAGGCATCAGAGTAATCGCTCCCTGGAAGACCGATGCCTTCTTGAGCCAGTTTGAAGGCCGCAGTGACTTAATTAAATATGCCGAACAACACGGTATTCCCGTTGAGGCTACTAAATCTGCTCCTTACAGCATGGATGCAAACCTCATGCACATTAGCTATGAGGCAGGTGTTCTCGAGGATCCAAAAGCTAGGCCGCCGCAGGGAATGTTTCGCATGACGGCCGATCCCAAAGATGCGCCGAATGCGCCAACAAACCTAGCGGTTCACTTTACCGCGGGAATCCCCACCAAGGTGGTGAATCTTGACGACGGCACTACTAAAGAAGATGCACTTGAACTGTTTTGTTATTTAAATGAGGTGGGAGGTAAGAACGGTGTTGGGCGCGTAGATATGGTGGAAAATAGATTCGTGGGAATTAAGTCGCGAGGCGTCTATGAAACCCCCGGAGGCACTATCCTGTTTAAAGCGCACCAAGATTTAGAGTCGATTACCTTAGATCGCGAAGTATTTCGCATTAAAGAGGAATTGTCCCTAAAATATGCCCAACTTATATACAATGGATTTTGGTTCTCACCTGAGGCGGAATTTTTGCGCTCTATTTTTGATAAGTGTCAGGGTGCGGTTAATGGCATTGTGTATGTGGAATTATATAAGGGCAATGCCAACATCGTAGGGCGCGAATCGGAAAATTCGCTTTACAATCAGGAGCTCTCAAGCATGGATGTAGAGGGTTCTTACGACCAAAAGGATGCTGAGGGCTTTATTAGAGTTAATTCCATAAGGCTTAGGGGTTGCTTTAAGAATATCCTAAATTAATTCACATCTCCGGGTTTTTAATATGGCTGCAAAGCGATTGTGGGAGAAGACCGGCGAGGCGGTTGACTCCCTAATTCACGCCTTTACCGTAGGAAGCGATCCA is a window of Deltaproteobacteria bacterium DNA encoding:
- a CDS encoding argininosuccinate synthase encodes the protein MEKVVLAYSGGLDTSVILKWLIERDYEVIAYIADVGQQEDFEAARKKAERIGAAKVYVDDLKKEFVKDFIFAALKGSALYEGRYLLGTSIARPVIAKGQVRVARQEKAEFVSHGATGKGNDQVRFELGYYALHPGIRVIAPWKTDAFLSQFEGRSDLIKYAEQHGIPVEATKSAPYSMDANLMHISYEAGVLEDPKARPPQGMFRMTADPKDAPNAPTNLAVHFTAGIPTKVVNLDDGTTKEDALELFCYLNEVGGKNGVGRVDMVENRFVGIKSRGVYETPGGTILFKAHQDLESITLDREVFRIKEELSLKYAQLIYNGFWFSPEAEFLRSIFDKCQGAVNGIVYVELYKGNANIVGRESENSLYNQELSSMDVEGSYDQKDAEGFIRVNSIRLRGCFKNILN
- the trmD gene encoding tRNA (guanosine(37)-N1)-methyltransferase TrmD, whose protein sequence is MLNIHILSLFPELFDNFTRLTLVGKSIKEGLLDIQTVHLRDFAINAQGQVDDTPYGGGSGMILRMEPAVAAIEKIQNTHPNSKVILPTPRGAVFNQEMARALAEDYQKNGVGYIFLCSRYEGVDERIAENYADLEVSLGDFVLMGGEAAAMCMLEAILRLIPGAIGNPDSLKSESFENHLLEHPQYTKPREFRSSIVPDILLSGNHEQIRKWRHQKAIEDTVERRPELIDGIEKITCDLSIALIHYPVLDKNGQVVTSSITNIDVHDIARTARTFDLKNFYIVHPVKTLRLLAARICEHWESGYGATYNPNRREALSVVKLVCDFDDVLLDIESKTGALPKVVSTSAKPGEKITSFASMRAILRTTEETHLIILGTGWGLTDEMHSRAHYQLEPIAGYSDYNHLSVRAAASIIVDRLLRPLD